The following are encoded together in the Lactuca sativa cultivar Salinas chromosome 1, Lsat_Salinas_v11, whole genome shotgun sequence genome:
- the LOC111887879 gene encoding dirigent protein 22-like yields MAKISLCFLLPLFIAFSQTSPTTGADSTFVQSVKRNPMKLRSEKLSHFRFYWHDIISGPNPTVVNIVQPPANNKTGSIGTGFGMINMIDDPLTEKPEADSKLLGRAQGFYGLASQEEVGLLMAMNFVFSTGKYNGSTLTILGRNPVFHKVREMPVIGGSGLFRFARGYVQASTHTFDLKTGDAVVEYNVHVLHY; encoded by the coding sequence ATGGCCAAAATTTCCTTGTGCTTCCTTCTTCCACTCTTCATCGCCTTCTCACAAACATCTCCGACCACCGGAGCAGATTCCACCTTCGTGCAATCCGTAAAACGGAACCCAATGAAGCTCCGATCAGAAAAACTCAGCCACTTCCGATTCTACTGGCACGATATCATCAGTGGCCCCAACCCGACCGTCGTCAACATCGTGCAACCGCCGGCCAACAACAAAACGGGATCCATCGGAACCGGATTCGGTATGATTAACATGATTGACGATCCATTGACGGAAAAACCAGAGGCAGATTCCAAGTTATTGGGGAGAGCACAAGGGTTCTATGGACTGGCGTCACAGGAGGAAGTTGGGTTGTTAATGGCGATGAACTTTGTGTTTTCAACAGGAAAGTATAACGGGAGTACTTTGACGATTTTGGGGCGGAATCCGGTGTTTCATAAGGTGAGAGAGATGCCGGTGATCGGAGGAAGTGGGCTTTTCCGGTTTGCTAGAGGGTATGTTCAGGCGAGTACGCATACTTTTGATTTGAAAACAGGGGATGCAGTTGTTGAGTATAATGTTCATGTTTTGCATTATTGA
- the LOC111887876 gene encoding dirigent protein 22, with amino-acid sequence MTKIFFCFLLPLFIAFSQTSPTTGADTTFVQSIKRNPMKLRSEKLSHFRFYWHDIATGPNPSVVKIVQPPANKTTPNNFGTILMIDDPLTEKPEADSKLLGRAQGFYGQASQEEIGLLMAMNFVFSTGKYNGSTLTILGRNPIFEKVREMPVIGGSGLFRFARGYAEASTITFDTKTGDAVVEYNVHVLHY; translated from the coding sequence AtgaccaaaattttcttttgcttCCTTCTTCCACTCTTCATCGCCTTCTCACAAACATCTCCGACCACGGGAGCAGATACCACCTTCGTGCAATCCATAAAACGAAACCCAATGAAGCTCCGATCGGAAAAACTCAGCCACTTCCGATTCTACTGGCACGATATCGCCACTGGCCCCAATCCGTCGGTCGTCAAAATCGTGCAACCGCCTGCCAACAAAACCACACCCAACAACTTCGGTACGATTTTGATGATCGACGATCCATTGACGGAAAAACCAGAAGCAGATTCCAAGTTATTGGGGAGAGCACAAGGGTTCTATGGACAGGCGTCACAGGAGGAAATTGGGTTGTTAATGGCGATGAACTTTGTTTTCTCGACAGGGAAGTATAACGGGAGTACTTTGACGATTTTGGGGCGGAATCCGATTTTTGAAAAGGTGAGGGAGATGCCGGTGATCGGAGGAAGTGGGCTTTTCCGGTTTGCTAGAGGGTATGCTGAGGCGAGTACGATTACTTTTGATACGAAAACAGGGGATGCAGTTGTTGAGTATAATGTTCATGTTTTGCATTATTGA